In Sebastes fasciatus isolate fSebFas1 chromosome 8, fSebFas1.pri, whole genome shotgun sequence, the DNA window tttatatatatattttaaattaaatttttttctcttctccttcttcttcttatttcaTGACTTATTGCGGATACTCTCCCTGTGTTGTATTCTCTACAACTTGAATTTTATGTATCCATGATTGAGAATCAGTTAGGTCTTTTTATGGCCAGCTGTGGctttctgtgtgtatgttgttgtcaggtatgattgattgatgtgttgtgtCACGGGTGATtgttgttcagaaaaacaaaaactaactttccctgtatagtgactgttctactgattattgacaattaataaaaagaccttttaaaaaaaaaaagaagtggtttaaagggactgtttgtaactttttacacgtataaatctaccgggtcagTTTCcaatgcgcgctcgcatatgcgcgctcgcgtctggctacgctgttcagaccgctcctccgcctgcttgtcttcactcacacatctcgctcgttctcgctccacctcacgtgcatgagcgctcactacacactgcagaagagttagtagctctgagaatatctagtgaatgtacagtggacgtttgtgcagaaataactgctgcagctcctccagacaaacagaggtttcccgtgtcttgtgaagtgacggagctccgcagcgagaaacgttatttTCTCCGACCGTGCCGCTGTCtcccctgttcactccggctgcggtcggagatgataacgtttctttccggctgaagcaggaaaagccaagactaggatcagcattgattcatggagagaccatcggtcagctaacattactgccaagcaggtgaaatatagagtgatattgtggttttagctgacgtgtgtcgcctcactgtgttgagcaatgctagttcatgtctatttagagcgagcacaagcgcgaaacccgacgctgactttcgttgacttcacggcaacaggtgtcgctgttaacaagcatttctgattcttacaaacagtccctttaataaaaagacctttgaaaaaaaaagttgttaaacaagttcatataaatataaatgaatcagCCATCACATTTAATTGGTGAATTTGGTGTATACTTCCTTTGTTTCCAGAGCTCCTCCCACTAATTACACTACAGCCAATCAACTGCGAGCAAGATACATAATTTCCCTCACAGCCAATCAGCGCGCAGGTGGGCGTGGCTAACGCTTGGTTACCGGTCTATCGTTGCATTCGCGTTCAACGGCCACATTTCAAACTAGAATGGCGACCGCTCTCTGCGGTCCTCAGTCCACCGGCAGCTCCACCACGAAACCAGCTAAAACACACCGGGAACACCGGAGGAAAGCCAAGGACTCGAGGCGGAGACAAGCGGCTTTGTTGTTTCTCAATAATATCTCGCTCGACGGACGGCCACAGTGTCAGTTTACCGATGGAAACACCGAGGAAAAAGCCGCCGAGGAGCAGCAGCGGCTCCGGGACGCAGACGGAGGAGTCGCCGGAGGAGCAGCGGTCGAGCTCCCGCCGGCAGGCAGCCAAGAACCCTTCACCCAGGTGACAGAGCCGGCCGCCGCCAGCAGCAGCTCGTCCTCCAGTGCTCCAGCGGTACTCAGTCCGACTCCTACAAGACCTTCTTTGGTCATGTCCCCGGGAGTCGCCGGGGCCACCGCTGTGGGGGCCAACGAGGTGTTTCTGGAGGGTGTCAGCGCGGTGGAGACGTTAACCCCGGACACCCCTCTGTCTCCTGGGCCCGGAACACACCAGTCCTGCTCCCGGGTCAGGTCCACGCCCGCCGCTCTGAGCCCGGGTCCGGCCGGGAACTCTCTGGATTCACGGCAGAGGTGAGCATAGTAGTGGTCGGTGTCTCAACATGGGCCTTTAACCAGGCTACTCACTTCCGCATAACCAGCAGGTATAATCAGAGGAAGAGTCACTTTCTCTCTCATGGAGTCATATTCCAGCTGCTTTAACATATAAAACAATGTATGAGGTGTCATGTATGAATAATAATGGATTTACAGTATAGGTTAACAATAGGATTATTTCACTGTGTTTTCCTATGTTGAACACTGTTGCTCTTGGATATATATTGTAAATCACAGTCACTTCCCTTAAATTAAATGTTGTTGTCAGGTTTATGATGTGAGGTGTTGTTTGGAGAAAATACCTAATAAATCTTGACCTTCTACTTTTGCTTTACCTCCAAAtctgtgttaaaggtcccatattgtaaaaagtgaaattttcaggtcttttatattataaagcaggtttaagtgttgtataaatactgttaaactatcaaatagatatatatatatcaatatacggagaaatacacacagcccgtattcagaaattgtgcgtttgaaacaagccgttaggatttctgtccatttgtgatgtcacaaatatacaatatttagaccattacacggttttaaacgtaaacattctaaatgtgtcccagtttatttcctgttgcagtgtatgtgaatgacatcagctgacaggaagtaaacatggacccaaactgttgcctagcaacgcaattccgttgcaattccattgaaatgcactaaaacggagtgtttcagacagagggtaaatacaggtatattcaggcagacagtacgaggaaaataatgtgtttttggaacattacaacatgtaaacatgttctagtataaacacaaaatacaagtatgaacctgaaaatgagcacgacatgggacctttaaaggaatttACATCACAGATTACAGATTGAGCCATATCATGTGAAGGTCCTTTTTGTTTGGTTGAAGCATTAATGAGGTGTTTTTTCATAATTTCTACTCAGGTTGAGGAATGTCTCTGGTTCTCCTGGACCCAGGGCGCCAAAGAAAGTCCACTTCATCAAGAGTATGAGGCAGTATGATACCAGGGGATGTAGGTGAGTCTCCAATTTAcgtaaacaaatacatttaaatactatatataatagAGGAACCCATGAGGAATGCGGCTACACTAACTTTCCGGtcagagaaaagtaaaaaacaaaacaaaggctGCTTTATTTTGGACTCTGAAATATGCCTTTAACTCACAAGCAGTATTATACTCCTGTGAGTATTGAAATAAGCCGCTTAACTCTGGCACTCTGAGACTTAGTTTGGCCTGCAGAGGAATCACAGCAGTACAGCTGCTGCGCGGCAACTGCTACAGTGAATTTAATCACCATTGGAAGCTTTGCCAAAACCAAAAGGGGGTGCAGTGTAGAAATGTAACACCCTATAATATTGCAGCAACTGTAAGGTAACCCCAAAGTACGACAGGACTGAAACATCACACTGTTGTTAAGCTGGTTGACCCGTGTCCAAAAACAAAAGTGTGGTGttatattaataatgttttcttACTCTTGTCTTTAGATACTGGAAACaaaatgtcattgttttttgttttctttcccacTAGTCAAACCATGTGTTTTTGACTCCCATTTcttctttttacatttatcctccACTTTACCAACATTTCATGCCCACATACCTGAATATGTGTCACGTGTTTTCTGCTGGTGTGTGCAAAACAACGATGAAGCAATCCTAAATTTCCCCACAGGTCTGACTTTCTGTTGGAGGCAGTGCGTGTTACTTACCGAGCTGAAACAAAGCTAGGTTATATAACTAAGCTAATTAGCAGAAGTAGATTTCTGTGTTGCGATATTGTCCCCTGTAAGAGATCTGATATCTCTCTCTGAGACCCAGAGTCTGCTGACTGTATGTTATTGAGTGGTGTTTTGTTTAGAGCTGAAGCTCCTGGTGTGTTTGCAGTTTTCTTAGTTGCCAAAAGCACTGTTGTGTTCAGTGGTTGTAAGTAGACCGTGAGTGGTCTGTTTGTCCATATTTTTGTCAGAGCAATAGAGTTCTAGTGAATGTGCACTGCATTTGTTGGTGTTAGTCCAGCGCTTagccccagtttgtgcctcATGTATTAACATTACCTTTGAGTCACCGATATAAGCATCagatttttcttaaaatgtatAACCCGCTAATAGTACTCGATCGAATGAATCGAGTACTATTAGCAgttttgataatttattaatggtaaaaaaaaagaaacaaagcatACATTCCCAAAGATCACTGGCTACAGCCTCCATTCTGGTTTCAAATATAAgtatttactgtttttcagtcttctaTGATAATTAACTTTAGGTTAAGTCAGTCAGAAATTTTGATAAGGCTAAGAAAGccagaaaatatttacatttggaACCAAAACGGAAGCTGTTGCTGGtgaattttttgcatttttgcttaaaaaatataaattaacaaAAGGTCTTTACTTATCCCTACAATCTCGGAACCCATCTGCTTCCGGTCTGACGACAGATAAGcatctacatgtgaatgcagaatttgtttatagagattattaCATCTGTGACTCGAATGTAATACACAACAGGCACAAACTGGGGCTTGTCCAGCTCTCAGGTTTTCCCCCTGCTTTGGGCTTTAGATAGCTTTAGATAGTTGTTGATAGCAGTTTAGCTTTGGTAGTGACTCAGATCAACATAGAAGTGGCTCTGTGACTGATTTTGCCGTCACTGCAGCTCCATCAATGACGAATATCGTGAGTACAGTAGCTGCTGAGTAGTAGTGACTGTAGCTGTTGCTTGTAGACTGACACACCATCTGTTTTGTCTGCCTGTACTTGCTGTGTCCTGCAGGATCGTGGTGATTTGTGCCAAGCGGTCGCTATGTGCTGCTTTCTCAGTGCTGCCCTATGGACAGAGTGCTCACCTCAGGTACAAATAAAGCACCACCCCAAGCAGAGAGCATCCACCCATTACTTTTATGTTTTCATCATCCTCCTGCGtgatttatcatcatcatcatcattctcaGGGAAGGGCAGCGTGAGTTCATCGTGTAGTGAGAATAACACAAATGTGACTCTTTCTGAACAGTGATCTGAAGCAGGAGACTCAGAGACAGAGACTGTCGTCTGTGGTGGCGGTTGACCTGCTTCCTTCCCTGGAAGGTGTGGAGCTTGGAGACTGTTCCAAGGTAAATGTCTATGTGATATATAATACGATGATGAGGAACAGAAACACTCTCATTAATCCGATAAATCTGCTTGATTTGAAGGTTGCTGACAGACTAATTTTCCCTCCTCAGACGGTGTCATACGCTCAGTTCCTTTACCCGACTAATGCCTTGGTGAGACAGAAGAGCGGCGGTGCACCAGAGAACTGCACGGCTCAGACCCCTCAGTCCCGTTTCCGTGGCAACGGGCAGAGGAACTTCACCCCAGCTCGTCTGAACAGCACCGTAGCACAAGACCCAGGTATGTCTCCAATTTAGACCAACAGACACATCTGCTTCTTCACTGTTTAACTCACCATCAGATGTTATTgctcactcttttttttaatgtttttcaggtGTAGAGGAGGTGGTAGAGTACGATCCTTACCTGCTCAGTGACCCCCAGTGGCCCTGCGGGAGACACAAGAGGGTTCTGATATTTGCATCATACGTGGTGagtttgttctttttaattCAGTGCGTTTGTATGCAGTTAAATATTCAGGATACACACAGATTTCTCCAGTAAGCTTATTTCTTAAACATGATGTAAATGAGAAACCTAGTTTTGCGTAATCGGGATAAGGGATTATCCCATCCAAAGTTCGACTAAAACTGAAACAACACGGTATCTGCAGGTCTTGAAAAGTCTTAAAAAGCATTGAATTCAGTTTCctgaaaaaagataaattaaaaagtcataaatattTTCTCTTGCCTGTTGTAGGCAGTaatgttataaaatgtttttgtatccGATTACAGGCTGTGGGGAGACCGTACACACTTGTTAACTTATTGGATTGTGCATATTGAAGGCTGTTCAATCCTTTCGTGGAATTTCAGTCagcactagagctgcaactaacaattattttaattttcgattattttcttgattaatcgattagttgtttggactataatgtcagaaaatgttgatcagtgtttcccaaagcccaggatgacatcctcaaatttcttgttttgtccacaactcaaagatattacagtcattattttaagaagctggaatcagagaattttactgtttttctaAGAAAATTGCTCAAAcccattatcaaaatagttggcgattaatttaatagttgacaactaatcgattaatagttgCGGCTCTAGTCGGCAACATCAGACCTGTAGCAACCACTGTCGCTACTGCCAGCTATAAGCTAGGATGCTCATTGCCTCATTGCAACTTAAGATTTTAGCATAaacttaaattaattaatcattagtCATTGGTAATAAACCGGTTTCCATCGCTGAACATTGGACTGTTAAATTCAGATGCTGTGAAGGAAATCTCtgctctgtctgtcctctcactgctcagacacacacaaagaaaaggaagtcaCAGACGCAGCGTTTTCTGTCACTACTACAGTTAAAATAAGAAGAGCCATGCTAGTTTCTTcagtgcatgcatgtaaacacactggTTCTCTAATGTCCTtgtttgtttcagaagtcaggGACATGGCTGTTTAATTTAACTTGTAAATTATTGTAACGTCTGTAAAAGGAAGCAGATGTCCACTTCTGAACCAAACTCCGGCCCTGTTAAAGAATAAAACGCATCCATTATGTCAGTTTTCACATGGTTTTATTGCTGCTGAGTAGATCATATATATGTCACAAGACTGTAACCTCtagcatgagtgtgtgtgaaacGGTAGCTACTGACATCCTTGTTTGGTTTTCATCTGTGCAGACGACTATTG includes these proteins:
- the cables2a gene encoding CDK5 and ABL1 enzyme substrate 2 isoform X1, coding for MATALCGPQSTGSSTTKPAKTHREHRRKAKDSRRRQAALLFLNNISLDGRPQCQFTDGNTEEKAAEEQQRLRDADGGVAGGAAVELPPAGSQEPFTQVTEPAAASSSSSSSAPAVLSPTPTRPSLVMSPGVAGATAVGANEVFLEGVSAVETLTPDTPLSPGPGTHQSCSRVRSTPAALSPGPAGNSLDSRQRLRNVSGSPGPRAPKKVHFIKSMRQYDTRGCSDLKQETQRQRLSSVVAVDLLPSLEGVELGDCSKTVSYAQFLYPTNALVRQKSGGAPENCTAQTPQSRFRGNGQRNFTPARLNSTVAQDPGVEEVVEYDPYLLSDPQWPCGRHKRVLIFASYVTTIVEYVKPSDLKKDMNETFREKFPHIKLTLSKIRSLKREMRAMSDDCGLQPVTIAMAFVYFEKLVLQGCLNKQNRKLVAAACVLLAAKISSDLRKPEVKQLIDKLEERFRINRRELVPLEFPVLVALEMGLYLPESKVMPHYRRLVQQG
- the cables2a gene encoding CDK5 and ABL1 enzyme substrate 2 isoform X2, which codes for MATALCGPQSTGSSTTKPAKTHREHRRKAKDSRRRQAALLFLNNISLDGRPQCQFTDGNTEEKAAEEQQRLRDADGGVAGGAAVELPPAGSQEPFTQVTEPAAASSSSSSSAPAVLSPTPTRPSLVMSPGVAGATAVGANEVFLEGVSAVETLTPDTPLSPGPGTHQSCSRVRSTPAALSPGPAGNSLDSRQRLRNVSGSPGPRAPKKVHFIKSMRQYDTRGCRIVVICAKRSLCAAFSVLPYGQSAHLSDLKQETQRQRLSSVVAVDLLPSLEGVELGDCSKTVSYAQFLYPTNALVRQKSGGAPENCTAQTPQSRFRGNGQRNFTPARLNSTVAQDPGVEEVVEYDPYLLSDPQWPCGRHKRVLIFASYVTTIVEYVKPSDLKKDMNETFREKFPHIKLTLSKIRSLKREMRAMSDDCGLQPVTIAMAFVYFEKLVLQGCLNKQNRKLVAAACVLLAAKISSDLRKPEVKQLIDKLEERFRINRRELVPLEFPVLVALEMGLYLPESKVMPHYRRLVQQG